Proteins encoded within one genomic window of Citrobacter amalonaticus Y19:
- the sirB2 gene encoding invasion regulator SirB2, whose translation MNSVTLLLSVHLISIALSISLFVLRYGWHECHSARAHARWTRVVPPVVDTLLLLSGVGLIAKTHILPFTEQGTWLTEKLFGVIIYIVLGFIALDYRRARSRQARLFAFLLALVVLYIIIKLATTKIPLLG comes from the coding sequence ATGAACAGCGTCACGCTTTTGCTCAGCGTTCACCTCATCAGTATTGCGCTTTCCATTAGTCTGTTTGTGTTGCGCTATGGGTGGCATGAATGTCACTCTGCGCGGGCTCACGCGCGCTGGACGCGCGTCGTCCCGCCGGTTGTTGACACGCTTTTGCTGCTCAGTGGCGTGGGTTTGATCGCTAAAACGCACATCCTGCCATTCACGGAGCAGGGGACATGGCTGACTGAGAAGCTGTTTGGGGTTATCATTTACATCGTTTTGGGTTTTATTGCGCTCGATTACCGTCGGGCGCGCAGTCGGCAGGCGCGGTTATTCGCGTTTCTGCTGGCGCTGGTGGTGCTGTACATCATCATTAAACTCGCCACCACAAAAATACCGTTACTGGGGTAG
- the hemA gene encoding glutamyl-tRNA reductase, with product MTLLALGINHKTAPVSLRERVTFSPDTLDQALESLLAQPMVQGGVVLSTCNRTELYLSVEEQDNLQEALIRWLCDYHNLNEEELRSSLYWHQDNDAVSHLMRVASGLDSLVLGEPQILGQVKKAFADSQKGHLNASALERMFQKSFSVAKRVRTETDIGASAVSVAFAACTLARQIFESLSTVTVLLVGAGETIELVARHLREHNVQKMIIANRTRERAQVLADEVGAEVIALSDIDERLREADIIISSTASPLPIIGKGMVERALKSRRNQPMLLVDIAVPRDVEPEVGNLANAYLYSVDDLQSIISHNLAQRKAAAVEAETIVAQETSEFMAWLRAQGASETIREYRSQSEQVRDELTAKALAALEQGGDAQTIMQDLAWKLTNRLIHAPTKSLQQAARDGDDERLNILRDSLGLE from the coding sequence ATGACCCTTTTAGCGCTCGGCATTAACCATAAGACGGCACCTGTATCGCTGCGAGAACGCGTAACGTTTTCGCCGGATACGCTCGATCAGGCGCTGGAAAGCCTGCTTGCGCAGCCAATGGTGCAGGGCGGCGTGGTGTTGTCGACGTGTAACCGCACGGAGCTGTATCTCAGTGTGGAAGAGCAGGACAATCTGCAAGAGGCGCTGATTCGTTGGTTATGCGATTACCATAATCTCAACGAAGAGGAACTGCGCAGCAGCCTCTACTGGCACCAGGATAACGACGCGGTCAGTCATCTGATGCGTGTCGCCAGCGGTCTGGATTCGCTGGTGCTGGGCGAGCCGCAAATTCTCGGCCAGGTGAAAAAAGCCTTTGCGGATTCGCAAAAAGGCCACCTGAACGCCAGCGCGCTGGAACGCATGTTCCAGAAATCTTTCTCTGTCGCCAAACGAGTCCGTACGGAAACCGATATCGGTGCCAGCGCCGTGTCCGTTGCGTTTGCCGCCTGTACGCTGGCGCGCCAGATCTTTGAATCACTCTCCACGGTTACCGTGCTGCTGGTCGGCGCGGGAGAAACCATCGAACTGGTGGCGCGTCATCTGCGTGAACACAACGTGCAGAAGATGATCATCGCCAACCGCACCCGCGAGCGGGCGCAGGTTCTGGCCGATGAAGTGGGGGCTGAAGTCATTGCGCTCAGCGACATCGACGAACGTCTGCGTGAAGCCGACATTATCATCAGTTCAACCGCCAGCCCGTTGCCCATTATCGGCAAAGGGATGGTGGAGCGCGCGCTGAAAAGCCGTCGCAATCAGCCGATGCTGCTGGTGGATATCGCCGTTCCGCGCGATGTCGAACCGGAAGTTGGCAATCTGGCGAACGCTTATCTCTATAGCGTTGACGATCTGCAAAGCATCATTTCGCACAACCTGGCGCAGCGCAAAGCCGCGGCAGTGGAAGCCGAAACGATTGTCGCGCAGGAAACCAGCGAGTTTATGGCCTGGCTGCGCGCTCAGGGTGCCAGTGAAACCATTCGTGAATACCGTAGTCAGTCTGAGCAGGTACGTGATGAATTGACCGCGAAAGCGCTTGCCGCTCTGGAACAGGGTGGCGACGCGCAGACCATTATGCAGGATCTGGCATGGAAACTGACCAATCGCCTGATCCATGCGCCAACCAAATCTCTTCAGCAGGCCGCCCGTGACGGGGATGACGAACGCCTGAATATTTTGCGCGACAGCCTCGGGCTGGAGTAG
- a CDS encoding DUF1883 domain-containing protein produces MALVKASLKLFGGDTVVVRCSECCHIHLMSEKNHVKDAQTDILSVQNRDNAWLTVPYTGVWNVLIDSHSQSLEHSISYIAA; encoded by the coding sequence ATGGCATTAGTAAAGGCAAGTTTGAAGTTATTTGGTGGGGATACTGTGGTAGTACGCTGTTCTGAGTGTTGCCACATTCATCTGATGAGCGAGAAGAATCACGTTAAAGACGCGCAGACCGACATATTAAGCGTGCAAAATCGTGATAACGCGTGGTTGACCGTACCGTATACCGGCGTCTGGAATGTCCTGATCGACAGCCATAGCCAGTCACTGGAACATTCCATCAGTTATATCGCCGCCTGA
- the prfA gene encoding peptide chain release factor 1 — translation MKPSIVAKLEALHERHEEVQALLGDAGTIADQERFRALSREYAQLSDVSRCFTDWQQIQDDIETAQMMLDDPEMREMAQEELREAKDKSEQLEQQLQVLLLPKDPDDERNAFLEVRAGTGGDEAALFAGDLFRMYSRYAETRRWRVEIMSASEGEHGGYKEIIAKISGDGVYGRLKFESGGHRVQRVPATESQGRIHTSACTVAVMPELPEAELPDINPADLRIDTFRSSGAGGQHVNTTDSAIRITHLPTGIVVECQDERSQHKNKAKAMSVLGARIRAAEVARRQQAEASTRRNLLGSGDRSDRNRTYNFPQGRVTDHRINLTLYRLDEAMEGKLDMLIEPIVQEYQADQLAALSEQE, via the coding sequence ATGAAGCCTTCTATCGTTGCCAAACTGGAAGCCCTGCATGAACGCCATGAAGAAGTTCAGGCGCTGCTGGGTGATGCGGGAACCATCGCAGACCAGGAACGTTTTCGCGCACTGTCGCGCGAGTATGCACAACTTAGCGATGTTTCTCGCTGTTTTACGGACTGGCAACAGATTCAGGACGATATCGAAACGGCACAAATGATGCTCGACGATCCTGAAATGCGTGAGATGGCGCAGGAAGAACTGCGCGAAGCGAAAGACAAGAGTGAACAACTGGAACAGCAGTTACAGGTACTACTGCTGCCGAAAGATCCGGACGATGAGCGCAATGCGTTTCTGGAAGTTCGTGCCGGGACCGGCGGCGATGAAGCGGCTTTGTTTGCCGGCGATCTTTTCCGCATGTACAGCCGCTATGCGGAAACACGCCGCTGGCGGGTGGAGATCATGAGCGCCAGCGAAGGCGAGCACGGTGGTTATAAAGAGATTATCGCCAAGATCAGCGGCGACGGCGTCTATGGCCGCCTGAAATTTGAATCCGGTGGACATCGCGTGCAGCGCGTACCGGCTACAGAATCGCAGGGACGTATCCACACTTCCGCCTGTACCGTGGCGGTGATGCCGGAGTTGCCGGAAGCCGAGCTGCCGGATATTAATCCGGCCGATCTGCGTATTGATACCTTCCGTTCCTCCGGGGCGGGTGGCCAGCACGTTAACACCACCGACTCCGCCATCCGTATTACCCACCTGCCGACCGGCATTGTGGTGGAGTGTCAGGACGAACGTTCGCAGCACAAAAACAAAGCCAAAGCGATGTCGGTACTGGGTGCGCGTATTCGCGCAGCCGAAGTGGCACGACGTCAGCAGGCGGAAGCATCAACGCGTCGCAACCTGCTGGGCAGCGGCGATCGCAGCGACCGTAACCGGACCTACAACTTCCCGCAGGGGCGTGTGACCGATCACCGCATCAACCTGACGCTCTACCGTCTGGATGAAGCGATGGAAGGTAAACTGGATATGCTGATTGAGCCTATTGTGCAGGAATACCAGGCCGATCAACTGGCGGCGCTGTCCGAGCAGGAATAA
- a CDS encoding DsrE/DsrF/TusD sulfur relay family protein codes for MQKIVIIANGAAYGSESLFNSLRLAIALREQASDLDLRLFLMSDAVTAGLRGQKPAEGYNIQQMLEILTAQNVPVKLCKTCTDGRGITTLPLIDGVEVGTLVELAQWTLAADKVLTF; via the coding sequence ATGCAAAAGATAGTGATCATTGCCAACGGTGCGGCATACGGTAGCGAATCGTTATTCAATAGCCTGCGACTGGCGATCGCCTTACGTGAACAGGCGAGCGATCTCGACCTGCGACTGTTTCTGATGTCGGATGCCGTCACGGCGGGTTTACGCGGTCAGAAGCCCGCAGAAGGTTATAACATTCAGCAGATGCTGGAGATTCTCACCGCCCAGAATGTCCCGGTCAAACTGTGCAAGACCTGCACAGACGGGCGCGGGATCACGACTCTGCCGCTGATTGACGGCGTGGAAGTTGGCACGCTGGTAGAACTGGCGCAGTGGACGCTGGCTGCCGACAAAGTGCTGACGTTCTAA
- the chaB gene encoding putative cation transport regulator ChaB, which translates to MPYHAKKDLPDSVQHVLPAHAQEIYKEAFNSAWEQYKDKADRRDDASREETAHKVAWAAVKKEYAKGEDEKWHKKT; encoded by the coding sequence ATGCCTTATCATGCGAAAAAAGATCTGCCAGACAGTGTACAACACGTCTTACCCGCCCATGCCCAGGAGATCTACAAGGAGGCGTTCAATAGCGCCTGGGAGCAGTACAAGGACAAAGCCGACCGCCGCGATGATGCCAGTCGAGAAGAGACCGCGCACAAAGTCGCGTGGGCGGCAGTGAAAAAAGAGTATGCCAAAGGCGAAGACGAGAAGTGGCATAAGAAAACCTAA
- the kdsA gene encoding 3-deoxy-8-phosphooctulonate synthase produces the protein MKQKVVSIGDIKVANDLPFVLFGGMNVLESRDLAMRICEHYVTVTQKLGIPYVFKASFDKANRSSIHSYRGPGLEEGMKIFQELKQTFGVKVITDVHEASQAQPVADVVDVIQLPAFLARQTDLVEAMAKTGAVINVKKPQFVSPGQMGNIVDKFHEGGNDKVILCDRGANFGYDNLVVDMLGFSVMKKVSGNSPVIFDVTHALQCRDPFGAASGGRRGQVTELARAGMAVGLAGLFIEAHPDPANAKCDGPSALPLAKLEQFLVQMKAVDDLVKSFDELDTEN, from the coding sequence ATGAAACAAAAAGTGGTTAGCATTGGCGACATCAAGGTAGCAAACGATCTGCCGTTCGTGCTGTTTGGCGGGATGAACGTGCTGGAATCGCGCGATCTGGCGATGCGCATTTGTGAGCACTACGTGACCGTTACCCAGAAACTGGGTATCCCTTACGTGTTCAAGGCCTCTTTTGATAAAGCCAACCGTTCCTCTATCCACTCCTACCGTGGACCGGGCCTGGAAGAAGGGATGAAAATCTTCCAGGAACTGAAACAGACCTTTGGCGTGAAAGTGATCACCGACGTTCATGAAGCCAGCCAGGCGCAGCCGGTTGCTGACGTTGTGGATGTGATTCAGTTACCGGCGTTCCTCGCGCGTCAGACCGATCTGGTGGAAGCGATGGCGAAAACCGGCGCAGTCATCAACGTCAAGAAACCGCAATTCGTGAGCCCGGGTCAGATGGGCAACATCGTGGATAAATTCCATGAGGGCGGTAACGACAAGGTGATCCTGTGTGACCGTGGGGCAAACTTCGGTTATGACAACCTGGTTGTCGATATGCTGGGCTTCAGCGTGATGAAGAAAGTCTCCGGTAACAGCCCGGTTATTTTCGACGTGACCCATGCGCTGCAGTGCCGCGACCCGTTCGGCGCGGCCTCTGGCGGTCGTCGCGGTCAGGTGACTGAGCTGGCGCGTGCCGGTATGGCGGTCGGCCTGGCCGGTCTGTTCATCGAAGCGCACCCGGATCCGGCCAACGCGAAGTGTGACGGCCCGTCCGCGCTGCCTCTGGCGAAGCTGGAACAGTTCCTTGTGCAGATGAAAGCGGTTGACGACCTGGTGAAAAGCTTCGACGAGCTGGATACCGAGAACTAA
- the sirB1 gene encoding invasion regulator SirB1, translated as MRSLADFEFNKAPLCDGMILASESIRLDFPSQTVYDELERLVSQAQEEISQLLSQDEQLEKLLALFYGEWGFTDTRGVYRLSDALWLDQVLKNRQGSAVSLGAILLWIANRLSLPLVPVIFPTQLILRIESLEGEMWLINPFNGETLNEHTLEVWLKGNISPVAELFNEDLDEADNAEVIRKLLDTLKSSLMEEQQMELALRASEALLQFNPEDPYEIRDRGLIYAQLECEHVALTDLSYFVEQCPEDPISEMIRAQINNISHKQIVLH; from the coding sequence ATGAGGTCGTTAGCTGATTTCGAATTTAATAAAGCGCCATTGTGCGACGGGATGATCCTGGCATCGGAATCGATCCGCCTGGATTTTCCTTCGCAAACTGTCTATGACGAGCTGGAACGTCTGGTCAGCCAGGCGCAAGAAGAAATTAGCCAGCTTTTGTCTCAGGATGAGCAACTGGAAAAATTGCTGGCACTTTTCTACGGCGAGTGGGGTTTTACTGACACCCGCGGCGTTTACCGTTTGTCCGACGCATTATGGCTTGACCAGGTACTGAAGAACCGCCAGGGCAGCGCGGTATCGCTGGGGGCGATCCTATTGTGGATCGCCAACCGGTTGTCATTGCCGCTGGTACCGGTGATTTTCCCGACGCAGCTTATTTTGCGTATTGAGTCGCTGGAAGGCGAAATGTGGCTCATCAATCCGTTCAATGGTGAAACGTTGAATGAGCATACGCTGGAAGTGTGGCTGAAGGGGAATATCAGTCCGGTCGCAGAGTTATTTAACGAAGACCTGGACGAAGCGGATAACGCAGAAGTGATTCGCAAGCTGCTGGACACCCTGAAATCTTCCTTAATGGAAGAACAACAGATGGAGCTGGCGCTGCGGGCGAGTGAAGCGTTACTGCAATTTAACCCGGAAGATCCGTACGAAATACGTGACCGGGGCTTAATTTATGCGCAACTGGAATGTGAACATGTCGCGCTGACCGATTTAAGCTATTTCGTTGAGCAGTGTCCGGAAGACCCGATCAGCGAAATGATTCGTGCGCAGATTAATAACATCTCGCACAAGCAAATTGTCCTGCATTAA
- the chaA gene encoding sodium-potassium/proton antiporter ChaA, with amino-acid sequence MTHAQEAVKTRHKETSLIFPVVALVVLFLWGGSHSLPAVIGINLLALIGILSSAFSVVRHADVLAHRLGEPYGSLILSLSVVILEVSLISALMATGDAAPTLMRDTLYSIIMIVTGGLVGFSLLLGGRKFATQYMNLFGIKQYLIALFPLAIIVLVFPMALPGANFTTGQALLVALISAAMYGVFLLIQTKTHQSLFVYEHEDDSDDDDPHHGKPSAHSNVWHAIWLVIHLIAVIAVTKMNANPLETLLTELNAPVAFTGFLVALLILSPEGLGALKAVLNNQVQRAMNLFFGSVLATISLTVPVVTLIAWATGNDLVFGLGAPEMVVMVASLVLCHISFSTGRTNVLNGAAHLALFIAYLMTIFA; translated from the coding sequence ATGACACATGCACAAGAGGCGGTGAAAACCCGCCATAAGGAGACGTCGCTTATTTTCCCGGTTGTGGCGCTGGTAGTGCTGTTCCTTTGGGGAGGCAGCCATTCACTACCAGCGGTAATCGGCATTAACCTTCTGGCCCTGATTGGTATTTTAAGCAGCGCCTTTAGCGTTGTTCGTCACGCCGACGTACTGGCCCACCGCCTCGGCGAACCCTACGGCTCACTCATTCTGAGTCTGTCAGTGGTCATTCTCGAAGTTAGCCTGATCTCAGCTCTGATGGCGACCGGCGATGCGGCGCCGACGCTGATGCGCGACACGCTCTATTCCATCATCATGATTGTGACCGGTGGTCTGGTGGGCTTTTCACTGTTACTGGGCGGGCGTAAATTCGCCACTCAGTATATGAACCTGTTCGGGATTAAACAGTATCTGATTGCCCTGTTTCCGCTGGCGATTATCGTGCTGGTGTTTCCAATGGCGCTGCCCGGCGCGAATTTCACCACCGGCCAGGCACTGTTGGTGGCCTTAATTTCTGCCGCGATGTACGGCGTGTTTCTGCTCATTCAAACCAAAACTCACCAGAGCCTGTTTGTCTATGAGCATGAAGATGACAGCGACGACGATGACCCGCATCACGGTAAACCCTCTGCGCACAGCAATGTGTGGCATGCCATCTGGCTGGTGATTCATCTGATTGCGGTGATTGCCGTCACCAAAATGAACGCGAACCCGCTGGAGACACTGCTGACTGAACTGAACGCCCCGGTCGCCTTTACCGGCTTCCTGGTCGCACTGCTGATCCTCTCCCCGGAAGGACTTGGGGCGCTGAAAGCGGTGTTGAATAATCAGGTACAGAGAGCGATGAACCTGTTCTTTGGGTCGGTGCTGGCCACCATCTCCCTGACGGTACCGGTGGTGACGCTGATTGCATGGGCAACGGGGAATGACCTGGTGTTCGGCTTAGGCGCACCGGAAATGGTGGTGATGGTGGCGTCACTGGTGCTGTGCCATATCTCGTTCTCGACGGGGCGCACCAACGTGCTGAACGGCGCGGCGCATCTGGCACTGTTTATCGCCTATCTGATGACGATATTCGCCTGA
- a CDS encoding gamma-glutamylcyclotransferase has product MLTRDFLMNADCKTAFGAIEESLLWSAEQRAASLAATLACRPDDGPVWIFGYGSLMWNPALEFEESCTGTLVGWHRAFCLRLTAGRGTACQPGRMLALKEGGRTTGVAYRLPDASLEQELTLLWKREMITGCYLPTWCQLALDDGQTVNALVFIMDPRHPLYESDTRAQIIAPLIAAASGPLGTNAQYLFSLEQELQKLGMQDECLNDLVTNVRGLLGESLPEGVLRPGFA; this is encoded by the coding sequence GTGTTAACGCGTGATTTCTTGATGAATGCCGATTGTAAAACGGCATTTGGTGCTATTGAAGAATCACTCTTATGGTCAGCAGAGCAACGTGCGGCGTCCCTTGCGGCGACGCTGGCTTGCCGACCAGATGATGGACCGGTGTGGATCTTCGGTTATGGATCGTTGATGTGGAACCCGGCGTTAGAGTTTGAGGAGTCATGTACCGGTACGCTGGTGGGATGGCATCGGGCATTTTGCCTGCGTCTCACGGCAGGGCGCGGAACCGCGTGCCAGCCGGGACGAATGCTCGCACTAAAAGAGGGCGGGCGCACCACCGGCGTGGCCTATCGTCTCCCGGATGCTTCGCTTGAGCAGGAGTTAACTCTGCTGTGGAAGCGAGAAATGATCACCGGCTGCTATTTGCCCACCTGGTGTCAACTGGCGCTGGACGACGGGCAAACGGTGAATGCGCTGGTGTTTATTATGGATCCGCGCCATCCGCTGTATGAGTCGGACACGCGTGCGCAAATTATTGCCCCGCTGATTGCTGCCGCCAGTGGGCCGCTTGGCACCAACGCGCAGTATCTGTTTTCGCTCGAACAGGAATTGCAGAAACTGGGGATGCAGGATGAATGTCTTAACGACCTGGTGACGAACGTGCGCGGTTTGTTAGGTGAATCTCTTCCGGAAGGCGTTTTGCGACCGGGTTTCGCGTAA
- the prmC gene encoding peptide chain release factor N(5)-glutamine methyltransferase — MDFQHWLREAISQLQESESPRRDAEILLEFVTGKGRTFILAFGETAITDAQREQLDGLLARRKQGEPIAHLTGVREFWSLPLFVSPATLIPRPDTECLVEQALARLPSDPCRILDLGTGTGAIALALASERPDCEVTAVDRMPDAVELAQRNATQLAIHNVRIQQSDWFSALPGQQFTMIVSNPPYIDEQDPHLVQGDVRFEPLTALVARDGGMADIVHIIEQSRTRLEAGGFLLLEHGWQQGAAVRDAFIRAGYQAVETCRDYGDNERITLGRKPA; from the coding sequence ATGGATTTTCAGCACTGGTTACGTGAGGCGATAAGCCAGCTACAGGAGAGTGAAAGCCCGCGCCGCGATGCCGAGATCTTACTCGAATTTGTGACCGGTAAAGGGCGCACGTTCATCCTGGCATTTGGTGAAACGGCAATAACCGACGCCCAGCGTGAACAACTGGACGGGTTACTGGCACGTCGTAAACAAGGGGAACCCATCGCGCACTTAACCGGCGTACGCGAGTTCTGGTCATTGCCGTTGTTTGTCTCGCCCGCCACGCTTATCCCGCGTCCGGATACCGAATGTCTGGTGGAACAGGCGCTGGCGCGACTGCCATCGGACCCGTGCCGTATTCTCGATCTCGGTACCGGCACCGGCGCGATTGCGCTGGCGCTGGCGTCTGAACGCCCTGACTGTGAGGTCACGGCGGTTGACAGAATGCCGGATGCGGTTGAACTGGCGCAGCGTAATGCCACACAGTTGGCCATTCACAATGTTCGCATCCAGCAAAGCGACTGGTTTAGCGCCTTGCCGGGACAGCAGTTTACGATGATTGTCAGCAATCCGCCGTACATTGACGAACAGGATCCGCATCTGGTGCAGGGCGATGTCCGCTTTGAGCCGCTGACCGCCCTGGTCGCCCGCGATGGCGGAATGGCCGACATTGTGCACATTATCGAACAATCTCGTACGCGGCTGGAAGCGGGCGGTTTTCTGCTACTCGAGCATGGCTGGCAGCAGGGCGCTGCCGTACGTGACGCCTTCATTCGCGCGGGCTACCAGGCGGTAGAAACCTGTCGTGATTATGGCGATAACGAGCGCATTACGCTCGGACGTAAACCTGCATGA